TCCACCCTATATGGGCATACCAGAAGCCGTAGATCTTGGCGGAATGGGGGTCTTCCGGTGTATCGCTGTGTTTGTGATGGATGCGGTGATTGGCTGCCCACCAGATCGCTCCCTTCTGGAAGCTGGTCTGGGCGCCGAATGCGAGTATGAATTGGAAGAACCGCGAGGTCTTGAACGATCGGTGTGAGAAATAACGGTGATAGCCACCGGTCACAAAGAACATGCGCACAACGTACAATGCTGCGCATAATATCCAGTCGAAAGTTGTCACATGGGTAAAAAAAGCCAGGAAAGGAACCAGGTGAATGCCTATAAAGTCCAGTTCGTGCAGCCAGTTTACACTTTGTCTTGCCTTAACTTGAGTATTCATATCCCAAAAATAAGGGAACATTGCGAAGCATGCCAATGATTTTAATCACGTAATTGCCATTTATCAGTCATTGGGGGCGCCATAACAATACATGCAAACGGCTCCCTTCGATGTGAAAGAGAGCCGTTTGCATATATGAATGGATACTAAGCCATCGCTTCTTTCGCAACATGATTGGCCTTTCTGCCCGCTTTACGGGTGAATTTATCCATCTTTTTGTAGGCGTTCTTCGCAGCATCTTTTACACTTTCCAATGCTGCATCTGCACGGTCGCGATTGCGCATGTACAATATAACACCAGCTGCTGCAGCACCGATCAGGGAGGCTGCAATAATTACGTTTTTCATGATTGAGGGCTTTAGTTCACACTAAATAAAACAATGGTCGTGCCAAAAAATCCCGGAAAGGGGAATGGCTGCGCATCCGTCCGGGCGGCGGATGTCTCATATCCTGCTGTAGCCTTTATGGGGAGTTGGTTTGAAGAGATTTAACAACAGTACCGCATTCTGTCATTTTTAACCCGTAAAGCCCTCATCCGGTCCGGATATAATTATCTATACTGCCGGCTCCTGCTGGCTCAGGCAATGAAAGCTGCCCAACCCCCAGATGATATCCGTGGAATCAATGCCCACTACTTCCCGGTCCTTAAAACAGCCGGCAATGATCTCCAGTGCCAGGTCATCTTTTTTACACTGGAAAACCGGCACGATCACATATTTGTTGCTGATATAAAAGTTGGCATAAGAAGCCGGCAGGCGCTGGTCTTCCCAGATCACAGCATCCGGCATGGGCAGCTCCACGATGTTGAGCTGTTTGCCGTTCAGCAGGCGCATTTGCTGCAGCTGACGGAGGTTTTGCTGCAACAGACCGTAGTTTTCATCCTGTTTGTCGGTTTCCACAACGGTCAGTACCGTATCCTCATTCACAAAACGGATGGTATCATCGATATGCCCGTCCGTATCATCCCCAACAATGCCATCTTCCACCCATAACACCTGCTTTGCGCCGTAATATGCATGCAGGTAATTTTCCAGCTGCTCCCGGTTGAGATGCGGGTTGCGGTTCTCGTTCAGCAGGCAGCAGGTGGAGGTGAGGATGGTGCCTTTGCCGTTGAATTCCACGGAGCCGCCTTCCATGATAATGCCGGGATGGTACACCGGCAGGGAATAATGGTTGGCGATGAGGGTAGGCACCACATCATCCAGGTCGAATGGCGGGTATTTGCCGCCCCAGGCATTGTAGTCCCAGTCTACCACCGCTTTCTTTTGCACGGCATCCGGGTTGATGAGGAATGCGGGCCCATGGTCCCGGCACCAGGCATCATTAGTGGGATGGAAAAAGAACTCCACATTGGCAAGGTTCACCCCGGCTGTTTGCAGGTGCCCGGTGGCAAAGGTCTTCATGGCTTCATCCGCCACATTGATGCGCACTTTCTCACTGTCCGCCAGGTATTTTACAAAGCGGCTGTAATGGGGAAAGATGGTATGGATCTTCCCGGGCCAGCTGGCTTCTTTGTGGGGCCAGCTCAGCCAGGTGGCTTCATGCGGATGAAATTCAGCGGGAAAATAATAGCCCAGTTGCTGCGGTGTGGGATGCGTCATGCTTCGTCGTCGATATATCTTTTGGTAATAGGCTGGTAGGAATCGATGCGCCTGTCGCGCAGGAAAGGCCAGTGCGTGCGGTAGCGGTCGGTCTTGGAAAGGTCCAGTTCCTGCACCACCACTTCTTCCGCTTCATGCGAGCTTTGGTGGATGATGGAGCCGAAGGGATTGGCGATGAAGGAGCCGCCCCAGAATTTCATCTGCCCGTTTTGTTCAAAGCCCACGCGGTTCACGCTCACCACATGCACACCGTTGGCGACGGCATGGCTGCGCTGCATCGTCTGCCAGGCATTGTATTGCTCGGTGTTCGTGGCTTCATCCTGACTGGTGGCCCAGCCGATGGCGGTAGGGTAGAACAGTATCTCCGCACCCATCAGCGCCGTGATCCGTGCCGCTTCCGGGTACCACTGGTCCCAGCAGATCAGCACGCCGATCTTCGCAAACTTTGTCTGGAAGACCTTATATCCCAGGTCCCCGGGAGTGAAATAGAATTTCTCGTAGTAGGCCGGATCGTCCGGGATATGCATTTTACGGTATTTGCCGAGGTATTTGCCATCCGCGTCCAGTACGGCGGTGGTATTATGGTACAGCCCTTCGGCGCGTTTCTCGAAGAGGGAGGCGATGATCACCACGCCCAGTTCGGCCGCCACTTTGCCCAGCGCTTCCGTAGAGGGGCCCGGGACCGGTTCTGCCAGACTGAAATTGTCATAATCTTCCACATCGCAGAAATAGAGAGAAGTGAACAGCTCCTGCAGGCAGATCACCTGCGCGCCTTTGGCTGCCGCTTCTCTTACTTTGCTGATGGCTTTTGCCAGGTTCTCCGCTTTATCTGCAGAGCAACTCATCTGTACGAAGCCTGTTTTTACTTTTGCCATTGAAATGCCGGTTATTAAACGGGTACAAAGGTATGAAAAACACAATTCATCCCGTCATCCGGTATATTCATCCCATTTCGTATCTGGCAGCCCCGATGTTTGCTATTATTGCATTAAATATTATCTGCATGG
This genomic stretch from Chitinophaga sp. XS-30 harbors:
- a CDS encoding agmatine/peptidylarginine deiminase, translated to MTHPTPQQLGYYFPAEFHPHEATWLSWPHKEASWPGKIHTIFPHYSRFVKYLADSEKVRINVADEAMKTFATGHLQTAGVNLANVEFFFHPTNDAWCRDHGPAFLINPDAVQKKAVVDWDYNAWGGKYPPFDLDDVVPTLIANHYSLPVYHPGIIMEGGSVEFNGKGTILTSTCCLLNENRNPHLNREQLENYLHAYYGAKQVLWVEDGIVGDDTDGHIDDTIRFVNEDTVLTVVETDKQDENYGLLQQNLRQLQQMRLLNGKQLNIVELPMPDAVIWEDQRLPASYANFYISNKYVIVPVFQCKKDDLALEIIAGCFKDREVVGIDSTDIIWGLGSFHCLSQQEPAV
- a CDS encoding carbon-nitrogen hydrolase gives rise to the protein MAKVKTGFVQMSCSADKAENLAKAISKVREAAAKGAQVICLQELFTSLYFCDVEDYDNFSLAEPVPGPSTEALGKVAAELGVVIIASLFEKRAEGLYHNTTAVLDADGKYLGKYRKMHIPDDPAYYEKFYFTPGDLGYKVFQTKFAKIGVLICWDQWYPEAARITALMGAEILFYPTAIGWATSQDEATNTEQYNAWQTMQRSHAVANGVHVVSVNRVGFEQNGQMKFWGGSFIANPFGSIIHQSSHEAEEVVVQELDLSKTDRYRTHWPFLRDRRIDSYQPITKRYIDDEA